In the genome of Candidatus Zixiibacteriota bacterium, one region contains:
- a CDS encoding ORF6N domain-containing protein produces MTPEKALVRSQSIESLILSIRDQRVMLDRDLAKLYGVSTKALNQAVKRNSDRFPPDFMFRLAKDEKDYVVTNCDHLHNLKYSKVLPHAFTEHGAIMLASVLNSQQAIETSVFVVRAFVRMREILGRQKELVGKIEQIERKVGQHDEDIKALVAAIKQLIIPPEPKKKQIGFK; encoded by the coding sequence ATGACGCCAGAGAAAGCTCTTGTGCGGTCGCAATCGATTGAAAGCCTAATACTGAGCATCCGCGACCAAAGAGTGATGCTTGACCGTGACCTGGCTAAGCTATACGGTGTATCCACTAAAGCTCTCAATCAGGCCGTCAAACGGAATTCTGATAGGTTCCCGCCAGATTTCATGTTCAGACTCGCGAAAGACGAAAAAGACTATGTGGTCACAAATTGTGACCACCTCCATAACCTCAAATATTCCAAGGTCTTACCTCACGCGTTCACTGAACATGGTGCAATCATGCTGGCGAGTGTGCTGAATTCGCAGCAGGCAATTGAGACAAGCGTCTTCGTGGTGAGAGCCTTCGTGCGCATGCGGGAAATACTGGGCCGTCAGAAGGAACTCGTAGGCAAGATTGAGCAGATTGAGCGCAAAGTAGGCCAGCACGACGAAGATATAAAGGCACTCGTTGCGGCTATCAAACAACTAATC